A window from Drosophila nasuta strain 15112-1781.00 chromosome 3, ASM2355853v1, whole genome shotgun sequence encodes these proteins:
- the LOC132794473 gene encoding uncharacterized protein LOC132794473, translating into MESAKSLLLEKYHGLCNYLERDTVGSELAIYGTSTLMLLVAYMKRKPAYLVRQFKQPSHIPERIINERIMHTGTIRGVQQRDQDTLLLIKHRPLIPIFTSRDRLLPVKLPGVRVNANGYSWLQQCLVGREATFLPLNKSAKSQDYVVCQLCLVHPPKGNNQLLDVSETLLKLRFAKYAQDVAAAVKRNNKYYQHLRQVEQTTASKEAWLAFISRYPYLWQRFNELKASLLPKQKLLPELVR; encoded by the coding sequence ATGGAGTCTGCGAAAAGCTTGTTGTTGGAGAAGTACCATGGATTATGTAATTACCTGGAGCGCGACACCGTGGGCAGTGAACTGGCGATCTACGGCACCTCAACGCTAATGTTGCTGGTTGCGTATATGAAGCGTAAGCCCGCTTATCTCGTGCGTCAGTTCAAGCAGCCGTCGCATATTCCCGAGCGGATTATCAATGAACGCATCATGCACACCGGCACCATACGTGGAGTGCAGCAACGGGATCAGGACACGCTGCTGTTGATCAAGCACCGACCGCTCATACCGATCTTTACCAGTCGCGATCGCTTGCTGCCCGTCAAGCTGCCAGGAGTGCGCGTCAATGCCAACGGCTATTCGTGGCTGCAGCAGTGTCTGGTTGGACGTGAGGCAACATTTTTACCACTAAACAAGAGTGCCAAGTCGCAGGATTATGTTGTGTGCCAGCTGTGCCTGGTGCATCCTCCAAAGGGCAATAACCAGCTGTTGGATGTGTCCGAGACGTTGTTGAAACTACGTTTCGCAAAATACGCTCAGGATGTGGCGGCCGCAGTCAAGCGGAATAACAAATACTATCAGCATCTACGTCAGGTGGAGCAAACCACAGCCAGCAAAGAGGCGTGGCTGGCGTTTATATCGCGTTATCCGTACCTCTGGCAGCGTTTTAATGAACTGAAGGCATCACTGCTGCCCAAGCAGAAACTGTTGCCGGAGTTGGTGCGCTGA
- the LOC132794477 gene encoding 23 kDa integral membrane protein, protein MSCGISMVKYILFIFNLLCSICGILLIVFGALLFSNIHNFDDFNEALRTQQVPVTMIVLGAIILLISWFGCCGAIRESYCMSMTYSILLFVLMIGQLALVIYMWLQKDKYLVFMGEVVEKAWDRRTRRADYMDAIQISMKCCGRSSFADYSFQGYFPPSCCLDPNNCRQETVFRRGCKQVFVEYWDRNSDIIKYAGLVIAAIEFVGFVFACCLANSIRNYRRRVDY, encoded by the exons ATGAGCTGCGGAATCTCTATGGtcaaatatatactatttatattcaatttgctgTGTTCG ATATGCGGCATCTTGTTGATAGTTTTTGGAGCACTGCTCTTCAGCAATATCCACAACTTCGATGACTTTAACGAGGCTTTGCGCACCCAACAGGTGCCAGTTACAATGATTGTGCTGGGCGCGATTATATTGTTGATCTCATGGTTTGGCTGCTGCGGCGCCATTCGCGAATCTTACTGCATGTCCATGACG TACTCCATTCTGCTGTTTGTGCTGATGATTGGACAGCTGGCCCTGGTCATTTATATGTGGCTGCAGAAGGATAAATATCTGGTGTTCATGGGCGAAGTAGTAGAGAAGGCCTGGGATCGTCGCACACGTCGTGCCGACTACATGGATGCCATTCAGATTAGC ATGAAGTGCTGTGGTCGCAGCAGCTTTGCTGATTACTCCTTCCAAGGCTACTTCCCGCCCTCGTGCTGTCTGGATCCCAACAACTGTCGCCAGGAGACCGTCTTCCGTCGTGGCTGCAAACAGGTCTTTGTCGAGTACTGGGACAGAAATAGTGACATCATCAAGTACGCCGGTCTCGTTATTGCCGCCATTGAG TTTGTTGGCTTCGTGTTTGCCTGCTGTTTGGCGAACAGCATTCGAAACTATAGACGTCGAGTGGACTACTAA
- the LOC132794478 gene encoding 23 kDa integral membrane protein-like codes for MNCLSAMFKYLLYILNIIFVAGGILMIVVGSIMVSSIGTFGSFSDSVNAQTIPISIIVIGCVIFLVSFFGCCGTIRENACCTTIYAICMFILFALQLALSIWIFVENENFLNTMNDLVDKAWSENDSANGYPMDALQLSFQCCGKDSYTDWGTSVPASCCGYTDRSRTCEAAIYTTRPPCISKFNDFWSSNTDLIRWSSLIIALFELAIFIIACCLASAMRKQR; via the exons ATGAATTGCCTATCCGCAATGTTCAAGTACCTTCTGTACATCCTCAATATAATCTTTGTC gCCGGTGGCATACTGATGATTGTGGTCGGTTCCATCATGGTGTCCAGCATTGGCACCTTTGGATCGTTCAGTGATTCTGTCAATGCTCAGACGATTCCCATTTCCATCATTGTCATTGGCTGCGTCATTTTCCTAGTCTCCTTCTTCGGCTGCTGTGGCACCATTCGCGAGAATGCCTGTTGCACGACAATT TATGCCATTTGTATGTTCATTCTCTTCGCTCTGCAATTGGCTCTGTCCATTTGGATCTTTGTGGAGAATGAGAACTTCTTGAACACCATGAATGATCTGGTTGATAAGGCTTGGTCGGAAAACGATTCCGCCAATGGATATCCCATGGATGCCCTGCAGCTATCC TTCCAATGCTGTGGCAAGGATAGCTACACAGACTGGGGAACGTCTGTTCCCGCCTCTTGCTGTGGCTATACCGATCGCTCTCGTACCTGTGAAGCAGCTATTTACACAACACGTCCACCATGCATTTCGAAATTCAATGATTTCTGGTCTTCCAACACGGATCTCATTCGCTGGAGCAGTCTGATCATTGCGCTCTTCGAGTTGGCCATCTTTATCATTGCCTGCTGCTTGGCCAGCGCCATGAGGAAGCAGCGTTAA